The following coding sequences are from one Rhineura floridana isolate rRhiFlo1 chromosome 2, rRhiFlo1.hap2, whole genome shotgun sequence window:
- the LOC133378295 gene encoding uncharacterized protein LOC133378295: MRASASASIFSRASMMWMDDLLEDANPDPVAFRRALSKLRKTAAFVADATLDATQLGARAMTTQIVARRTLWLRHWQADSAARLNLSKAPYSGSLLFGSLEEALKAVLVDPKDAQKPVLATVKNIDHRPFRRFPSFRSNQSFRGTWPGGRGRDFRPYDPNASRGSWNRRFQGRDLRLACQLRQKPSPTNPTPTTSWGNVGHPAGNGLPGSRSHHCHHKHRKVPDATNIRRRHASRQSARDVYLHNPHCALGSSSHSAPSVDSVAFSLPAPTIAKFV; this comes from the exons atgcgtgcctccgcttcagcctccatattctccagagcctctatgatgtggatggatgaccttctagaggatgctaaccctgatcctgtcgccttcagaagagcactgtcgaaattacgtaagacagcagcttttgtggccgatgccactttggatgccactcaattaggggcacgagccatgacgactcaaatagtcgctcgtcgcaccctctggcttcgccactggcaagctgattcagcggccagactgaacctgtccaaggctccttactccggatctctactcttcggctctttagaggaagctctaaaggcagttctggttgatccaaaagacgcccaaaaaccggttctggccacagtcaagaacatcgaccacaggcccttcaggcgatttccctcctttcgttctaaccagtcctttcgaggaacgtggccaggaggacgaggccgcgacttcagaccctatgaccccaacgcatccaggggctcctggaaccgacgcttccagggcagag acctacggctggcttgtcaacttcgacaaaagccatctccaaccaacccaacgcctactacatcttggggcaatgttggacaccctgcaggcaatggtcttcctggctccagatcgcatcactgccatcacaagcatcgcaaggtccctgatgcaacaaacatccgcagacgtcatgcttctcgccagagcgctcgggatgtttatctccacaatccacattgtgccctgggctcgagctcacactcggccccttcagtggactctgttgccttttcattgccagctccaaccatcgcaaagttcgtttga